GTATTGGCTGATATAGGTTAGGCCGCCGTGCTTGGCCACACATTCCAGCACGTACTCGACGCGGTCGCGGGTGGGATAATCATTGACCAGTGCCGCAGGCTCGCCGGCAGCGGCGTCCGGTTTTGAATTTTCCTGAGTAGCGGCGCAACCGCTTAGCAGCGTGATAACAGCGAGAGTAGCGAAGATTGATTTTGTCATGGTGCTCGTTTTTTCGTTATAGGGATATTAAATTATTGCTCGGCGGCGAAGTCGACAATCTGTCGTAATTGCGGGTTCATTTCCTTGGCGAATTTATTCAAGGCGGGGTTGCCCGTATCTTCCGGTAACAAATGCGTCCTGACGATGGTTTTACCTTCGAATTGATAGGTCACCACATTGCAGGGCATATAGCCTATCGCGTGCGGGGTGATTTCCAGCACTACTTTTGCCAACGTCAGATTGCAAAACTGTACCGTATCGTATTCCGGAAAGTTCGTGGCCCCTCTGTCGCGGATGACCTTCCCCACCCGACTGTGGCCGGTAATGCGAAAGTTATGTTCGGCAATCGCTACTTCCAGTTCGGTCAATACTTCGTCGTAGGGTTTGCTGGTTTCCACCTGATAATACGTCACTTCTTCGGTATGCACAGACTGCGCGGCACAACTTGCAATCAACGGCAGGCTTGCGAAAATGACGACTCTTTTAAACATCGGCAAAGCTTACCATCATGAACGGGCAAAACAAAGTGAGCGGCGTAGTGCTGGCGGGCGGTATGGCTCGGCGCATGCAGGGCCAGGACAAGGGCTTGTTGATATGCCATAACCGGCCCTTGGTGAGTTATGCGCTGGCCGCCATGAACCCATTGGTCAACGAGTTATTCGTCAGCGCTAATCGCCATCAAGACCAATACCGGCAATTCAATTATCCGGTCATCAGCGATGCCGAACTCAGCTTTGACGGACCGCTGGCCGGCATTCTGGCGGCGATGCAGACCGCTCAGCATCCGATATTACTGGTAGCGCCGTGCGATTCACCGTTGGTTGCAAGCATGCATTTGCAACGCTTGCTCGACGCATTAATAAGCCAGGATGCTGACATCGCCGTGGCTTTTGACGGCGAACGCTTACACCCGGTTTTCGCCGCGCTGAAAACGCGCTTGCAAACGGATTTACAGAACTACCTGCATAGTGGTGAGCGCAAGTTACAAGCTTGGTTTCACCGGCATTCACTGGTCGAGGTGGATTTCAGCGACTCGCAGCACCTCTTCGTCAATATTAATACGCTGGCGGAATTGTCGGCTGTGGAGCAATCGTTAGCCGAAATCTTGCCTCAATAGCGAGTTGATATTAGCCGCTCAGTGCACCGCTTTTTCACTGCTGACGATTAACAGCGCTTCTCCCGAGCGATTACCCAAAACCGTTGCATGCATACGCACCGGGATAATTTTCTGATCCTTGGTGATACGTTTGGTCTTAATACTTTTCACGCCGCCAGCAAGGATCAATTCCTGAATCAGTTGTTGGGTAATGCCCCTTTCATCGTCAGAGACGATCTCGGCAAACGTCATGCTGGCGGCGTCCAAGCTATCCCAGCCGTATAAGATTTCGGCGCCTTTATTCCAAGCGGTAATCTTCCCTGACACTTCAAACAGAATGATCGCTTCATCGGTGTCCATCACTATCGTGGCCAGCTTTTGCAAACAATTTAAACATTCCTGTTTTTCGACTTGGTGCTGGTGAACGTAATCGCGCTCGGTTAACGCGATTAACTCCCTGGCCGAGTTCTCGGCCTGGAACATACAAGCCGACGCCGAAACGTGCACCACCTTACCGTATTTGCTCAGCCGCTTGGCCTGAAACGACGGCAAGGTGTTACCCACTTTCAGGTTGCTTAAACCTTGCTTGGCAAAATGCTTTTCGTCGTCCGGAATCAGATTGTAAAAATTCATCCCCAGCGCTTCATGCGCCGACCAGCCATACAGTTTCTCGGCAGCATGATTCCACGTCACGATGGTACCGTCCGGTTCGAGCAAGGTAATCGCATCGTTGGAGAACTGTACAAATTTGGCCAACCTTAGCGTTTCTTGCTCCTCCCGCTTATGCAATTCCAATTGCGCGCTTTTCAGCTGATTGATGTCCACAAAAGTCAAAATAACGCCGGCATTGACTTTGGCTGAAACTACGTAGGGAATCACCCGCAATAGATACCAGGTACCGTTTTCAAGTTGAATCTCCTGATCGAAACAGTTGTGTTGATCGTTGACACCTTTAACGACAGCGATGACATCCAGATCTTTGATGGTATGCGTCAAGTGATAAAACGGCCGCCCGAGATCGGTTTCCAAAATATGGAATATCGACTGTAGTTTCGGAGTAAATCGCCTAATATCCAGATTCTCGTCTAAAAACAGCGTAGCGATATTGGTGCTATTGAATAAGTTATCCAAATCGTTATTCAGTAAGGTCAACTCGACTATCTTGCCCTGGTGTTCGGCATTGACGGTATAAAGCTCTTCGTTGACCGATTGCAATTCCTCATTCGTACTCTGCAATTCCTCATTACTTGCCAATAATTCTTCGTTGGTAGCTTGCAGTTCTTCGTTGGAGGTTTCCAACTCTTCCACCGTAGCTTGCAGGTTTTCGCGGGTAAACTGTAATTCTTGCTCTAAATCGATAATGCGTTGTTTGGCGTCTAAATTGACATCGTAGATCAGGGTTTCCGTCTCGCTAAAACAAGAAGGATCCACCGTCTCAGTAATCATCGCCGCCACTAAGATTTCTTGGCCCTTCTTGCCCGGCAGGGGTTTAAATTGCAGTCTAAACGTCCGTAAACTGTCCTGCTCTCTGACCCGAATATTGGACAACACAATTTCGTTATTCGCTTTTAAGGCTTTTTGGATACCTGTGGAAATGGGTATGGATAAATCTTTTTTAACAATTTTACTGACATTACTCACCAGTTTGCCGCTGGGATAACTCAAATAATCTTTAGAATCGCCGAAAATATGGGATATTTCCATATTCTCATTAATTATCATCGTAAACGGCAAGACATCATTAGATATTGCCCTAATGAAGCGATCCAATACTCTTTCTTCCTGACCACTAAGTGCATTCGAGGAGCGCACAGAAGTTGGATACGGCGAGTACGTCATTAAAGCACTGGGAGAGGCAGTAAAACCTAAGGATTTATATTTTCCTTTGGAGCGATATAGTTTTGATTTGGCGCTTGCCACATCGAAATACTCACCCATATCGCCTATCGTTTCACTGGTACCCAACACCAACAAGCCTTCCTTTACCAGAGAAAAGTTGAATAACTCCAATATCTTCTTCTGTAAAACAGGCTGCAAGTAAATCAACACGTTTCGACAGCTAAGTATATGAATATTGGTAAATGGCGGATCTTTAATCAGGTTGTGCTGGGCAAACACCACCATTTCCCGAATTTTTTGACTGACCTGAAAATAATCTTCCCGGCGAATAAAGTACTTCGATAGAAGCTTGGGAGGAATATCCGCAATAATACTTTCCGGATATTTACCGTTACTGGCTTTCTCAATGGCGGTTAGATCAACATCGGTCGCAAAAATCTTCACGCGAAAATAATGCCCGGAATACTCCCGATATTCCGACAACAACATCGCCAAGGAATAAGCTTCCTCGCCGGTTGAGCATGCGGTCACCCAAACTCGCAATTCGTCTTCTTGTAATAACTTGACGACTTTTTTCAACCAATGCTCACGAATATCGTCAAATACGTGCTCGTCGCGAAAAAAACTGGTAACCCCTATCAACAACTCCTGAAATAACACTAAAACTTCATGAGGATTTGTTTGCAATAAGTTTAAATACTCGGATATATCTTTTAAGTGATTGATCGATATACGCCGTTCAATGCGTCTAACTACCGTATTGGGTTTATAAAAGGTAAAATCGATTTTGCACTTTTCTCTAAGGATTGAAAAAATCCGCGTGATGTCACTGTCGTCAGACGAGACGATATTTTTTTCCTGTAAGGTGGCATAGGGATGCTTAACAAACGCCAGCAACTGACCGGGCATCTTCTCCGGCGGCAAACTAAAATCCGCCAAACCCGTAGCGAAGGCATTCTTGGGCATGCCGTCGAATTTGGCGGAATTTTCGTCTTGCACCATCACCATGCCGCCGAATTCTTTGATGGCACGAATACCACGTGTGCCATCACTGCCGGTGCCGGACAAAATGATACCTACCGCCAGTTCTCTGGCGTCCTCGCTCAAGGAGCGCAAAAATATATCGATCGGCAGATTAATCCCTTTGCTGGGATCTTGCTCGGCCAGCAATAACTGGTTGTGAAACACCGTGACGTTTTTCCGGGGCGGAATCAAGTAGACGGTGTTGCGCTCGATTTTCATACCATCCTCGATGCGCTTTACCGGCATGGCGGTATGTTTGGACAATAGTTCAGCCATCAAACTTTTATACTGTGGTGACAAATGCTGAATCACCACAAACGACAAGCCGCTATTGGCAGGCATATTCTTGAAAAATGCCTCAATCGCTTCCAAGCCTCCGGCCGAAGCACCGATCCCGACAATATACTGCGGCGGCACTTTTACAGTGTTTTCATTATCCATAAAACCATGTTATTTAATATCGATCGTTTAAATTAATAAAGCCTCTGGACAACATTACCCTCCACGCGGCGATAGAAAAATCAAGCCTTATTTGTGTCGCTGATCACGTCGCTAATATTTGTGATAGTCACGACTAATTTACGTGCTTTCAAATCAAACGATTCGCCTGCCGTATCGCTACCGTCATCCGCATTACCTTTAATCAAAGCAGGAAAAGCCAAATTCTTATCGCCTTGCAAACGCAACTGCAAACTTTTATGGGCTGGCGCTTTGAAAAAAGCATCAAAACGGTGAATAAATATATTTTTATCTTCTTCGAAGATTAGTTTGGAAAAATGGGTTTTCTGCAATTTACTGGCTTTATAACCCAACATATCTGCAAACGTATGATTTGCTTGCTCTATAAAACCTTGATAATCCAGGGTGATAATACCCACCGGAACGCAATGGTAAGTAAAATTTAACTTATTATTTAGGCGGGATAACTCAAATTGCGCTTTTTGCAGCTCTTCATTCTGCATTTGCAATTCAATTTGGTAAACTTGTAAATCATAAAATAGACGCTGGATTTCTTCCGGCGTAATACTACTGATTTCTTGCGGCGTGAAATCTATAATTTTCTCCGCCATTTCTTTTAATTTAGCAGCATGAGAATCTAATGTCATAACAGTATTTCCTTATTAATTTATATTTATTTTTTGAAAAACTTAGTGGAAAATTCTAGTTCCCACTATTTCTACTCCCTATCGATTCGTCCACTTCTATCCTCTTCGGATTTTACCGATACCTTACCTGCAACTTATTGAATTAAAACCTGACGCAGCGCCCAGCACTGGGATTGTAATACAGAACAGATACTCGAGCGTTTGCTGCGTAGTGTTTGCCCGCCTTAATATCCCTACTTTTTACTTGAACATTTATTTCAAGCGGTGAATTTTTTAGTTCCCGAATAAACAGATATCCGCGCAAATAAACCACCGCCTTTTCGGATCAAACACAAGCAAACGCAGCGTAGTTTTCCGCAAAATATCAGCACTGGCAAACACTACAATTAGTGGCGTTAATATCCGACCGATCAAAGGTTGTGTCATTTACGCCGCATTATGCTAACGTAAATTTTTTTTTGCTTGGAACCACGATGAAACGATCCACTCTCGCCATCATTCTGACATGCTGTTCGTCGGGTATTTTTGTCCCATCAGCCTTTGCAATCACTACGCCGGCAGAGCAGGATAAATTGCGCATTCATACCAGCATGCCCCGAAGAACCAGCGATTCGCTGTTTTCATACACGGCGGAATGGCGTATCGACGATGGGGAGCTATATCGCTCTACCGGCTTGAGCTTTCTGAATGCACACAAGTTTGATGATCCGACACAGGCTCACGCGGTCACCAAAAAACTACTTACATCAATGAAAGACGGCATGATTCAGCTCGATCCGAATTGGCGCGGCATCACTATTACCCAACCGCCGGAACAAGCAGAATTAATCATCGCCAACAAAACCGGCTATTCGTTGACCACGGTAACGGTTAGAGATTACAGCAACCAAGGCTTGCGTTTCGATCTTGCCGATAAAAATTTCAACGCCGACGGCGTGCAAGTGGCTTTTGATCTGGTGTTCAGCGCGGATGTGGAATATCTGGACGGCTTTTCCTCGAAAAAAGCCCTCACCGCCTCACAAGGCGAAATCGAGATTAAGATAGACGACCAAAAACCGATTCATATCAAAACCGACGGTAAAACCACTCGCGAACTCGAGCAAGAAATCGCCAAACAGTTGAGCGTCTCGCACCTTGCTGAAACACCGCTTTATCCTGGCATGGTCAGCAACGATACCCGTAACAACAAGCCATTCGATGGCAGCGAAGTGCAATTTTTAAATCTTGCCGCCAAATCGATTGCCATTGACATTACCGACCCCGCCTTGGGCGTACTCGCCAAGTTCAAATTCAAAGACGACAATCATTCGGTGAAGGTCGTGGAACCGCGCTTCATGCTTGGCGCGTTGGCCTTGACGGTACTTTTAGCCATTATCTATTTTCGGCGCAAAAACCAGCAGAAATCGATATAACAGTTCTAATCTCCGGGTGGCCCAGGGCGCGCGGCCACCCGGCTTAAGTTTTAAATCAATGCCCGGAATGTTCAGGCTGCTTATCGGTGACGCTGGTTCTACGCAAAATATAGCGATCAGCAAGTTTGCCGGTGAACCGGTTGCCGCTAGTATCCAACTGAATCAACGCATCTTTTTCAACCAGATATTGCTGGGAAGTTGCGCCATTCTTTGGCGTCAAAACCAGAGTGTTGGCTTTTTCGCCAGGGGCAAACTTACCCTTTTCAGTAAACTCCCTTTCCGATTTCCCCAAAAATTGGGTCATCAGCAGATAACTGCCATTTTTGTTCAAAGCCAGCGTGGTTTTCACGCCGATGCAGTCGGCACAAGGGGTTAAGCCAGTATAAATCCCCGGCCAATCCATACTCTTGTGTTCGTGATGAGCATCCTTGTCGTCAGTCCCCGCCGTTTCGGCAAGCACTGGATTAAAAGCAGAAATAGCTGCCATCACCAGAAAAATGA
The window above is part of the Methylomonas sp. ZR1 genome. Proteins encoded here:
- a CDS encoding DUF302 domain-containing protein encodes the protein MFKRVVIFASLPLIASCAAQSVHTEEVTYYQVETSKPYDEVLTELEVAIAEHNFRITGHSRVGKVIRDRGATNFPEYDTVQFCNLTLAKVVLEITPHAIGYMPCNVVTYQFEGKTIVRTHLLPEDTGNPALNKFAKEMNPQLRQIVDFAAEQ
- the mobA gene encoding molybdenum cofactor guanylyltransferase MobA; the protein is MNGQNKVSGVVLAGGMARRMQGQDKGLLICHNRPLVSYALAAMNPLVNELFVSANRHQDQYRQFNYPVISDAELSFDGPLAGILAAMQTAQHPILLVAPCDSPLVASMHLQRLLDALISQDADIAVAFDGERLHPVFAALKTRLQTDLQNYLHSGERKLQAWFHRHSLVEVDFSDSQHLFVNINTLAELSAVEQSLAEILPQ
- a CDS encoding chemotaxis protein CheB, translated to MDNENTVKVPPQYIVGIGASAGGLEAIEAFFKNMPANSGLSFVVIQHLSPQYKSLMAELLSKHTAMPVKRIEDGMKIERNTVYLIPPRKNVTVFHNQLLLAEQDPSKGINLPIDIFLRSLSEDARELAVGIILSGTGSDGTRGIRAIKEFGGMVMVQDENSAKFDGMPKNAFATGLADFSLPPEKMPGQLLAFVKHPYATLQEKNIVSSDDSDITRIFSILREKCKIDFTFYKPNTVVRRIERRISINHLKDISEYLNLLQTNPHEVLVLFQELLIGVTSFFRDEHVFDDIREHWLKKVVKLLQEDELRVWVTACSTGEEAYSLAMLLSEYREYSGHYFRVKIFATDVDLTAIEKASNGKYPESIIADIPPKLLSKYFIRREDYFQVSQKIREMVVFAQHNLIKDPPFTNIHILSCRNVLIYLQPVLQKKILELFNFSLVKEGLLVLGTSETIGDMGEYFDVASAKSKLYRSKGKYKSLGFTASPSALMTYSPYPTSVRSSNALSGQEERVLDRFIRAISNDVLPFTMIINENMEISHIFGDSKDYLSYPSGKLVSNVSKIVKKDLSIPISTGIQKALKANNEIVLSNIRVREQDSLRTFRLQFKPLPGKKGQEILVAAMITETVDPSCFSETETLIYDVNLDAKQRIIDLEQELQFTRENLQATVEELETSNEELQATNEELLASNEELQSTNEELQSVNEELYTVNAEHQGKIVELTLLNNDLDNLFNSTNIATLFLDENLDIRRFTPKLQSIFHILETDLGRPFYHLTHTIKDLDVIAVVKGVNDQHNCFDQEIQLENGTWYLLRVIPYVVSAKVNAGVILTFVDINQLKSAQLELHKREEQETLRLAKFVQFSNDAITLLEPDGTIVTWNHAAEKLYGWSAHEALGMNFYNLIPDDEKHFAKQGLSNLKVGNTLPSFQAKRLSKYGKVVHVSASACMFQAENSARELIALTERDYVHQHQVEKQECLNCLQKLATIVMDTDEAIILFEVSGKITAWNKGAEILYGWDSLDAASMTFAEIVSDDERGITQQLIQELILAGGVKSIKTKRITKDQKIIPVRMHATVLGNRSGEALLIVSSEKAVH
- a CDS encoding PAS domain-containing protein, with the protein product MTLDSHAAKLKEMAEKIIDFTPQEISSITPEEIQRLFYDLQVYQIELQMQNEELQKAQFELSRLNNKLNFTYHCVPVGIITLDYQGFIEQANHTFADMLGYKASKLQKTHFSKLIFEEDKNIFIHRFDAFFKAPAHKSLQLRLQGDKNLAFPALIKGNADDGSDTAGESFDLKARKLVVTITNISDVISDTNKA
- a CDS encoding copper resistance protein NlpE, which codes for MYKGFPAWYVLKKLLLATVCSGANMRTVRSKLKKNLVIFLVMAAISAFNPVLAETAGTDDKDAHHEHKSMDWPGIYTGLTPCADCIGVKTTLALNKNGSYLLMTQFLGKSEREFTEKGKFAPGEKANTLVLTPKNGATSQQYLVEKDALIQLDTSGNRFTGKLADRYILRRTSVTDKQPEHSGH